In Plutella xylostella chromosome 27, ilPluXylo3.1, whole genome shotgun sequence, one genomic interval encodes:
- the LOC105388152 gene encoding uncharacterized protein LOC105388152, producing MDRDQCLQLIHLYSQYRYLWNPSDPNYCKKALREKTWAKIGREMKMAPAELKRKMESLLGSFRRERHREKKSRESAATLGDDAVYKSAWYAYDAFSFLQDRPGGVGGCGGGGGGGGCGGEDVHALLLLAPDMPVIKVSFYFNCISLARHYTVMFCFKFMAVSDCHRRRGRLSCWLDRDNTRCGFTGSGLGCLSSSSLSLIKLSFGATRC from the exons ATGGACAGGGATCAGTGCCTTCAACTAATACACCTCTACAGTCAATACAGATATTTATGGAATCCAAGTGATCcaaattattgcaaaaaagCCCTGCGGGAGAAAACTTGGGCCAAAATAGGGCGGGAAATGAAGATGGCGCCCGCGGAGCTGAAGCGCAAGATGGAGTCGCTGCTGGGCTCCTTCCGCCGCGAGAGGCACCGCGAGAAGAAGAGCCGCGAGTCCGCAGCTACACTAG GCGACGACGCCGTGTACAAGTCTGCGTGGTACGCGTACGACGCGTTCAGCTTCCTGCAGGACCGGCCGGGCGGGGTCGGGGGctgcgggggcggcggcgggggcgggggctgCGGGGGCGAGGACGTGCAcgcgctgctgctgctcgCCCCCGACATGCCCGTCATCAAAGTGAGTTTCTATTTCAACTGTATATCGCTCGCCCGTCACTATACCGTTATGTTTTGTTTCAAGTTCATGGCCGTGAGCGACTGtcaccgccgccgcggccgTCTCTCGTGTTGGCTAGACAGAGACAACACTCGGTGCGGTTTCACCGGGTCGGGACTCGGGTGTTTGTCATCGTCATCACTATCacttatcaaattatcattCGGAGCAACCCGCTGCTAA